In Phyllopteryx taeniolatus isolate TA_2022b chromosome 5, UOR_Ptae_1.2, whole genome shotgun sequence, the DNA window cTGTTGGTTTTAGTactgaacggcaaaattcacaacatttGCAAAGATGTCCACTTGGACGTGAGGGCGAGGCTTCAAGCAGGTTGTTCTGCGAGGGACGTGGCCACTGAGCTTCTCGTGTTATCGgtaggttgcaacagagagagactggaagagtcacagaaaggcatacaagCGGACGTCTTTGGAAATGTTGTGAATCTCGCCGTTGACGTTACATGGCCCACCGCTAGTGATTCTGAcagccctgggcagattagactgATATGGCAACAGAGAGGGTGAAAtccgattggacaaaaaaaataaaaaatacacatacacgtgttgactgttgggaataaatgaatacactatCATGGAGCAAAGGTGTATTTTTTACATTGCtatcattttctgcactgtcaagttgaaatgtgctgtttttgaataaagtaatGGCCAGATGAACGGAGCGTTCAATTAATGGTCGGTGGCGGCCCTCACCTGGAACAAGGAGGCGTGGCCCTGCCGCCGGGCGGGGCTGAGCGGGGCCACGGGGCTGAGGCTGCTCCACAAGTGGATGCCGGACAAGAGCGGACTGTGCGCCAGCAGCAGACCGGAGGGAGTCTGGAAAAAGACGGAGACAGAGAAGGATGGGCGTCAGAGGAGTGCACGGAATGGCTCCGAGGCCTTTCGGGGCTAATGCGAAACATGCTGAAAATGCAAAATGGAGCAGCTTTTTGGGcctttggaaaaacaaactgGCGGAGCAGGAAGGAAGTCTGCGGTTTCTCCTCTGGAATACAGGGGTGACGTTAGGGGCGGGGGGCTGTTGTTGATGAAGGGGGGCAACTCGAGAGAAAACATATGAAATCAATTTCTCCCCCCTCGTGTCACCTCAGAGAAGCGAGCCAGTGTTGCAGCCCCGCTCCCATTATTAATGGAATTATTGGAGCATGTGGCATCACTTAAAGGCCTCTTCCCTCCTCTCACAGACATTTTGCCGTGTGTTCACGTCTTGCTTTTGCCACCCCGCCTGGCAAAGAGCGCCACTTCCCAAATAACGACAAATATTTGACAACCGGATTAAGTCAGCCGGATTGTCAAATAGCAACCGGATTGCGGTGGCCCGCTCCGCCTGGTCCGCAAACATGTCACGGGACCGGACGGCCCGGAAAATCCGCTCGATGCGGgccgtcacgtgaccaaacccggaaaacagctCAGCCGACTTCCTGTGTGCGCTAGACTAACGAGCGGGATGATGACATGGTTGATTGTAGCCCAACTTGCtaacatgttgtttttgttatggtTGGTATCTTTGCACAAAAgcagttaaatacatgtataacatttatttatgcaAATATGACATCCATAAACAcgaacgaagcctaaacatcgaATATTGCAATCTTTTGTGGCGGGGTGACAACagcttgtgttaaacaaaagacataaacaatcaaagtgtgtgtgtgtgtatatctatccattttcattaccgcttctcctcacaagggtcacgggcatgctggagcctatcccagctatcttcgggcgggaggcgaggtacaccctgaaccgttcgccagccaatcgcacggcacatcgaaacaaacaaccattctcaccgacgggcaatttattgtatttattcttcaatcaacctaccgcgcatgtttcggggatgtgggaggaaaccggagaaaacacacccaggaacggggagaacatgcaaactacacacaggcggggccgggatttgaaccccggtccccagacctgtgaggcagatgtgctaggcagatgtgctaaccagtcgtccaccgtcccggcgcatataatatatacacacacactgtatattccATTTTGTGGTGCTGTTTAAATGGGATGTTCGAGAACAAAGCCGCCTGCTACTACTGCTTAGCGAAGCGATAATACATTGCATCGACGTATATCGCCATCTAAAAGCGTCTGCCGGTACTCAGCATGAGATTTAGCGTCTTCGTTTACTAAATGGCAAAACATTCACCTGTGAATTTGTAATATCCCTTGCGCACGCGTGTAATTCGAATTCCTTAGACTAAGTAACTGCGTCTTGAGACGGACGTATCAGTGTCGTCAGCGCATGCATACGCACGGAGCAAGGCAAGCATTTTCCACTTTTGTTTGGTGCTTGCGCAACAGTAGGCATTTCCCTTTTACTTGAgagaacttttaaaaaaattttgaaagacttaataaaatatacattactATGCAGATAACACTTCAATGTTTGAGCATGGCAGCAATTCTGGGgggcgtattatacatgggtagaacgAAGTTTCAGCTGCAAAAGTGAGATTTTGGGGGTACGTATTATACAAATTATGGTAAGATTTGTCTTTAAGGGGaagttggtgtactgtaattttCTTTCTGATGCACATGATGATTCACCTGTGTGTTATACCGCTGCAGTTTGTTGCCAACTACTTGTGAGGAGGACTTATtctgtcagatttttttgcccCAAGTATCGGTGGCTGCTAACGGCAGCATTCACAAGTACCCgctaccttgaaataaggccagtaTTGGCCCGTTACCGAGACCCGGTATCGATACTACTCGCCCCATCCCTAGTGACCGTCGTTTTCAGTGCTCTCTATGTATCACACAATGCATCTTGAGGAATGGAGCGAACGACatttggtcacaaaaaaaaaaatcctcgcGCTAACCTGTTAtattgggcttcaggagctttgcagAAACTATGGTGGAATAGCCagctctgggggggggggggggggggaaagcccATCCCTCATTTGCCAACAACTGTGTATAAGAGTAACAAACAGAAGAAGCAGAGTGAAGGGACCTGAGAGGATTCAGAAGCCACGTGCAGgtatcacctctttttgattttacattccccaaaaataaaCTTCAAACCAATGACATATAGCATATTATTGAAAAACTGTTACGGATAAGACATGCTACCGGAGTAGCGGGCGTGTTTAACATCAGCTTGTTTACAGAGCTGTCTTAGTGTAACTAGCGTTGTTATTTTGTTGAGGCTGGATATGCGTACTCTGATGAGGATTCGATTAATCGTTACAGCCCGAGAGTTAACTATGCCCCCGGCCATCGCGTGAATGCTCATCTTCCAGCATTTATACTTTTGATGCAAAATTGCGTTACGTGTGAATACACAGCTAATCGGTCAAATAATTCTTcggttttttttcaccaaatttgCAATGAGTGTTTAACTCTCAGCAGTCACAACATTTTGGAGGACTCTCAAAGACGGCGCGAGTGGTCACGTCTCGGCATTTACACGTTTGGTTCACAATAACGTTACTGGGAATACTGGTTTAAGCAGTCAAATAAAGCATTTgtcttattgttttgtttttaacccaCATGAAAATGAATGCTCGTCTCTTTGCATTCCTACAATAGCGAGGTGACCCACAAAGCCATAGCGCAAGTGTGAACGCTCATCTCTCAGCGTCTCCTCACCTGCGCCGCGAAGAAGGCGGTGGTGAGCGAGCCGGACGGCAGCGCCGGGCTGTTGAGCGCGATGGAGCCGATGTCGCTGCCCGCCAGCAGCAGGGACGGGGCCGAGATGTCCAGAGCTTTGGGCTTTTTGCTTCTGGCCGGGAGTCCGTCTCCTCGACTACAACTACTGGACgacgaggaagacgaggaggaggcggagcttCTTCCTCCGCCGCCGCTCCTCTTTTcgggaggaggccgcagggccCGCTCCCTGTGCCCGGACGAGAGGTTGAGGGGCTGGGCGCTCTGCTCCGAGAAGTCCCCCTCCCGCTCCTCCCCCTCGTCTCCATCCTCGTTGCTCCGGCTTCGGGCGGGCGGCCCGGGGGAGACGTAGGCCTCTGCTTTGGCGTCGTTGGCGCCGAAGCGGATGACGGACCGCGGCTCCTCCCGAAGAACTCTGAGCAGCTCGGGCTGGTTCTGGAGCGAGGCCACGCTGAAGGACGAGTACAGACCCGAGCGCAGGTAGTCGTTCCGGCTCTGCTGCGCTCCCCAGGGCGACCGCGCGCGCCCTCCGCAGGGACTCCTCGGCCTCTTCCTCCGCCTCCGTGTCCTCCTCGTCCACGTCCGGCGCGGGGGCCTCACCTTCCTGGAGTGGGGGGAACCTTCCGGAAGCTAAGCCCATCTCCACCATCTGGGGGTCCATCTTGAGGATCTCGGGGAAGGAGACAAACTTGTAGACGAACTTCTGGCCGATCACCTTCTTGATGATGTTCTGTCGGGAAGAGCGAGAAGAAATCTCTTCAGGGTCGGCCGAGGCAAATCGGATCACGCTACGAGACAATACTTGGAAGTCAACCTGCACGCGCTAATGaccaataaaagaaaaacacacaacgcGGAAAAAAGTTAACTCTCCTGTTTGGGCAACGGTGTGGTCAAAAGTCCtcaaaaaatgaatacagaCAGCTGAAAATCTACTTGAAAGTATTTGTACTCGgctacttcccaccactgcgtCACAGgcacgtgtttgtgtgcgtgaggCCTCGGAGGAAGTGCGAACGTCGTCCAGTGTGTCAAAAGAGGAAGCGGGAGAAGAAGAAGTCGCGTTTACCTTGTCGTAGTAGTATCGCAGGGCCCGGCTGAGTTTGTCGTAGTTCATGTTGGTCTTGTTCTTGCGCAGCCCCCACAGCTTGGCCACCTCCTCGGACTTGAGCAGCTTGAACTCTCCGTCCGTGGACGTCCAGCAGATGAGGTGCTTGTGGCTCTGGtccagcagcagctgcagcaggaACTGCCACAGGGTGATGGCGCTGTCCATAGCTGCAAAACAAGCGCACGCGTTCGTCTCGCACGCCGACCCCAAACACTTTTCAGACCTTACTCCCCAAAAAGCATGGAGCGAAAGGGAATCCCCGCTGTAAGACCgattcaaatcaaattaaaaaatggctTTCTACagcatacagtggtacctcaattTACGTTTGACCTAACTTTCACGTTTTCAAGATAAGAGCTATCTCTCGGCCGATTTTCTTTGTCTTGGGTGGCCCGGCAAAAATTTCATTTGCGGCACACTTCACAACAAAAAGTTGTTTGGCAGTTTGTgaagaattcttcaaaaaggaggcttcaagcggtttattgccactccttGTTGAAGATTAATGTCAAACAAAGACACTTACGCATTGGGTATTTAACTAAACCACCTCAATTTGGAAggcagctagcttaatgctaacacatactGGGAAACCCCATAGACCAGCTAGCAAAACTAGCATCAAAGTCAATCTTGATTGACTGCAAATTTGTtctcgattgttttttttttttttttaccttcgtCTGTATAATGTGCGcgcttttttttaactggacCTTGGCTCTGTCAATGAAGTCCtcttctctcccccccccccccagcccccagcCCCAACGGGGGGTTCACtcttatttgattttgattattttttttaagggtcaCAAAGGATGCAAATGGTCTTCCCGTCGGAGAtgctgacactttttttttccggcACGTTGCCAATGGAACGGCGCGATCCGCCCGAGTTTGTACCGAGCGCACATTCCACTATGAAGGCAATAACCCACTCCGAGCCCGTCACACTTCCTGTGGAGCGAAAGCGGGCCAGATTGGACCGCAAGCATACTTCTGGCTTGAGCTGTTGTTCCTcctcgtgcgtgcgtgtttttcctcttctccttctACCGTCTGGActcttatacacacacacacacttctattCATCCCAGCACATGGTTCCGCTCCCAAACTAAATTTAGTCCTAGCCGAGCCATCGggggcttggggggggggggggggggagtttaaCATAGATCATTAAAAAGACATTCAGTTTGATTTGAGTGATTCCTTGGGGGTCAGGGAATTCTGCCGGCAGCTTGAGGGTCTAtttgttgatgatgtcattgtgcaATCATGTAGAATTGCATTACATTGATCACGTTTTTATTTGTAAGAGTAATATAAACACAACACATTCAaggtttatttatatttgtgcaaCGGTAGCTCGACTCAGGTAGGTAAACACAAAACGAAGAGAATTACGCATTGTGTATTTTAACCAAGCCACATCAACGTTGTCTTGTGAACGTAATGAGCCGGCATAATGCTAACGCTCAAttcaaaacgccatagacgggctaacgtcACCAGCGTCAATGTTGCGGGAATCATAAATCTTGAAACAACTTGGATTTGATCGTAAATGATAgcaacacagacagacagatcaTACGACAACATTTACAGCCAGGCATGTACtccttatcctctgcgaaaaatgactcATTGAACTAAAGCTCTACAATTCACTTCTACATACTTCCTTGGAAGCAAGACACCACATGATGGCAGCGAAGCATTATTTTGGTCTAAATGAAAACTCAAAAGTATAACTTTTTGTCAAACTGAAACTCCTCCACTCACTTCAAAatacttccttggcaccaagatgcacCGACATGatgccaaacttaagcactacttttgtctcaatGAAACTCGTGTTTGAGTTGAGTTTGAATTTGTGGACCTCCTGTGTGACAAAAGTCAGAAactgaatgaatgtattttccAGGAACAATTTCAGAACGGAACCCGGATGACCGCAACGGCTTTGGTGTCCCGCAGCTTTCCCGTCACGCCTGTTTATTGTTGACAGGTGAGTGGCGCTAAGTAACGTTTGCCAAGAgcggagggagggggggggggggggggggcacggaaGGGCGACGCCGCACGGAACCGCTTTCCGCCGCACGCCATCCGCTGACTTTTCGATGAGCCGTGTGAAACCACAACGCTGTCAAAGTCAGGACTTCCTGCCATTCTGCTTCCAAGGACAAATGGCCCAGCGGAGGGGATCCCACAGCAGGGGAGCGCTTCCCTACACTACCGCACACGTCCCAGTGGTGAAAagatcatcgtcatcattaccatcatcatcatcatcatcatgtgaaGGTAGCACAGCGCAAGCGCATCTGAGCGGAACAAATATTATGTATGTCCCACTCTTGGGTTTTGATGGGTtgttcagtgtagtaccacattaGGCCACAACATGCatggcagcactgagctctactggaagacAGGCAACATatttaagagcaagaagaagaggcagagaaggtccccaactaatcTCCAGTTAAGTGTTGttcatatgcctgtgagtattgttttatgttcGGCTTGCGTTGCAGCGCTATGTCTGttgaagtagcagttgtttgtaAGTTGACAATTAACTAAGCATCTATGCTAGTTTCCGTTAGCCTGTCAATGGTGTTTCACATtcaatgttagcattaagctagcagactttcattaGACAAAACGGTGTTTCAATATAcgacatttaattaaaatccaAATCAGCGCTTTGGTTTCGATCAGGTTTTCTCAAAATTGGGCAGTTTTTGATATAATGTATTGAATTTAAgcggcgcaaaaaaaaaaaaaaaaaaatctacaaaattGAGGACAAttgtaaaaattacatttattttttaaaatgattttcagTTGCCTggaatattttcaattttatagcaaaaattatatttaatgcattatatttatatatcatTACATTTGCCATATTATTCCTATTATAATTGCTATTTTAAGTGAtacatgtatattatatatttctaGATAACACTAAAAttggaaacatttcaaaatattaaaatgtaatttttagtaATTGTTGTCAActtttacagaaaacatttctaaacaaatttggaattaaaaaaactacaaatttctgaaatattttcatttcatatgtCAACAAAAGAATTATAATTGACGTTAGAAATTATACAAGTACATACATTTACAGGTAGATAACACTAGGAATCAACAAAATTCCAacgattttaatttatttttgaattttttttttcatattaaacaggaaaaaaaagacaattattaaattttttacaGTCCAAAAAATAATGACACTATTTTCAATTGTCTGGAATATATTCCcatttaaagttaaaataataTAGAAATAATGTATATTCCAAGTTATATAAGCATATATATTTATGGATGGATAGATCCAGaatatgaaaatgtattctttgtCGTCGTTTTTTCGGAAACACAAACAAGTATATCAACCTTTTTATAATGAAAGGTGTTTCCATTCTTTTCAATTGTCTGGAATACAATGCTGATATATTTGCACCCGTGACCCAATTGTCGCTTATTAAGTAAGCCATGAATGGGCCCTTTCGATCAAGATGAAGCACTCGCGCACGGGTTTGTATGAGGCGTGCCCCGAACGGGTCACCTTTTGCTGGGACGCGTCGGGTGTGTCGGGTGAGCGACGGGCGTCCTCTCGCCCTCGCCCGCGCCCCCTGCGGGCTCACAAAGGCGGCCAGTGTGTCGGCCCTACGGAACCTCTCCATGAGATTAGCGGACACGACTCTCGCCCGTGCAGGAAAGAGTCCATGTCGTGATTTCTTCCCCATTCTTCTTCCTTCGCTGCTATCGTtgagcttcttttttgttttgttatcttTTTTTGAAGCCTCTGTGCTCGATGCGTCCTTTTTTGTTACCGAACCATTCTAGGTTCGTGT includes these proteins:
- the LOC133478405 gene encoding LOW QUALITY PROTEIN: ETS domain-containing protein Elk-3-like (The sequence of the model RefSeq protein was modified relative to this genomic sequence to represent the inferred CDS: deleted 1 base in 1 codon), with the protein product MDSAITLWQFLLQLLLDQSHKHLICWTSTDGEFKLLKSEEVAKLWGLRKNKTNMNYDKLSRALRYYYDKNIIKKVIGQKFVYKFVSFPEILKMDPQMVEMGLASGRFPPLQEGEAPAPDVDEEDTEAEEEAEESLRRARAVALGAQQSRNDYLRSGLYSSFSVASLQNQPELLRVLREEPRSVIRFGANDAKAEAYVSPGPPARSRSNEDGDEGEEREGDFSEQSAQPLNLSSGHRERALRPPPEKRSGGGGRSSASSSSSSSSSSCSRGDGLPARSKKPKALDISAPSLLLAGSDIGSIALNSPALPSGSLTTAFFAAQTPSGLLLAHSPLLSGIHLWSSLSPVAPLSPARRQGHASLFQFPSLINGHMPVPLPSLEGTPSSSSGTHKS